In Vigna angularis cultivar LongXiaoDou No.4 chromosome 8, ASM1680809v1, whole genome shotgun sequence, one DNA window encodes the following:
- the LOC108344748 gene encoding uncharacterized protein LOC108344748 isoform X2, whose product MALQWLILTYVVAAEAAVAILLTLPTPKLLRNRFASLVSLILQPALFIVPFAGFHLLDIYWKNEHRLMCTSEVCTAAERDRYEKSVVGSVDYPLITKCLQLHFLLPFTLPEHFRYTKLRGM is encoded by the exons ATGGCGTTGCAATGGTTGATACTCACATACGTGGTCGCGGCTGAGGCTGCGGTGGCCATTCTGCTAACGCTTCCGACACCCAAACTCCTCAGGAACCGTTTTGCTTCTCTCGTTTCCCTCATTCTTCAACCGGCGCTTTTCATCGTCCCCTTTGCGGGGTTCCACCTTCTAG ATATATACTGGAAGAATGAGCATCGGTTGATGTGTACCTCTGAAGTTTGCACTGCTGCGGAGAGAGATCGATATGAGAAATCT GTTGTTGGCTCCGTGGACTATCCTTTGATAACCAAATGTCTCCAGCTGCATTTTTTATTGCCCTTCACTTTGCCTGAACACTTTAG